One segment of Pyricularia oryzae 70-15 chromosome 3, whole genome shotgun sequence DNA contains the following:
- a CDS encoding potassium-activated aldehyde dehydrogenase, translating into MGSVETLTTISPTTNEGILQRTGVSLSELEQLPKTATEAFKSWSKTTLADRQIIIRKALEGLSAKKDELANELTVQMGRPIAYTGGEVATAIKRAEYLLKISDEVLKDTDGEAEKGFKRLIRKVPVGPVLVIFAWNYPYLILVNSLIPALLAGNTVILKPSPQTPTIVEQVAGVFADAGLPQGVIQYFHCGSPTLMETIVRDPLVKHVCFTGSVAGGLAVQKAASDRIVNVGLELGGKDPAYVRSDVDVDWVAGEIVDGAVFNSGQSCCSIERVYVHDDIHDKFVAAVQKVLEGYVLGDPLDKGTHVGPVVSKRSKEAIEAHVKEAIEKGAKDATPKNESFDTVPSSSKGNFVKPTLLVNVNHSMQVMKDETFGPVIPVMRVKSDEEAVQLMNDSEFGLTASIWTKDTDTAAKLIDDVEAGTVFVNRCDYPSPDLAWTGWKNSGKGQTLSRFGFDQFVKLKSYHMKDYPK; encoded by the exons ATGGGTTCCGTCGAAACGCTCACCACAATCTCCCCCACCACAaacgagggcatcctccAGCGCACGGGCGTGTCCCTGAGTGAGCTGGAGCAGCTACCCAAGACCGCTACCGAAGCATTCAAGTCTTGGAGCAAAACAACCCTTGCGGATAGGCAGATCATCATCCGCAAGGCCCTCGAAGGCCTGTCCGCCAAGAAAGATGAGCTAGCCAACGAGTTGACCGTGCAGATGGGCCGCCCTATCGCTTACACCGGAGGTGAAGTTGCCACCGCTATCAAGCGCGCAGAGTACCTCTTGAAGATCAGCGATGAGGTGCTCAAGGACACGGACGGCGAGGCCGAGAAGGGCTTCAAGCGTCTTATCCGCAAGGTACCAGTTGGTCCCGTCTTGGTCATCTTCGCCTGGAACTACCCGTACCTCATCTTGGTCAACTCGCTCATCCCGGCTCTCCTGGCCGGCAACACTGTGATCCTCAAGCCGTCGCCGCAGACTCCCACCATAGTCGAGCAGGTAGCCGGCGTCTTTGCCGATGCTGGCCTGCCCCAGGGCGTCATCCAGTACTTTCACTGCGGCTCGCCGACCCTCATGGAGACCATCGTCCGTGACCCGCTCGTCAAGCACGTCTGCTTTACGGGCTCAGTGGCAGGTGGTCTGGCAGTTCAGAAGGCTGCTTCAGATCGTATTGTCAACGTCGGGCTCGAGCTTGGCGGCAAGGATCCGGCGTACGTGCGCAGCGATGTTGACGTCGACTGGGTGGCCGGGGAAATTGTTGACGGCGCTGTTTTCAACTCGGGCCAGAGCTGCTGCTCTATCGAGCGCGTCTACGTGCATGACGACATTCATGACAAGTTCGTCGCGGCCGTCCAGAAAGTGCTCGAGGGTTATGTTCTAGGTGATCCGCTAGACAAGGGCACCCACGTGGGGCCGGTGGTGTCAAAGCGCAGCAAGGAGGCCATCGAGGCTCACGTCAAAGAAGCGATCGAGAAGGGAGCTAAAGATGCGACTCCCAAAAACGAATCTTTTGATACAGTACCTTCAAGCTCCAAGGGCAACTTTGTCAAGCCTACCCTGTTGGTGAACGTTAATCACAGCATGCAGGTCATGAAGGACGAGACCTTTGGGCCCGTCATCCCAGTGATGCGGGTCAagagcgacgaggaggcAGTTCAGTTGATGAACGACAGCGAATTTGGGTTGACGGCAAGCATATGGACCAAGGACACAGACACAGCCGCCAAACTGATCGACGATGTCGAAGCTGGCACGGTCTTCGTGAACCGATGCGACTACCCCAGCCCG GATCTTGCGTGGACTGGTTGGAAGAACTCAGGCAAGGGGCAAACGTTGAGCAGGTTTGGCTTCGATCAGTTTGTCAAACTAAAGAGCTATCACATGAAGGATTACCCGAAATAA
- a CDS encoding nonsense-mediated mRNA decay protein 3 produces MDVSMDLDAPVPIAPPMGSAQNGATILCCNCGAPIDGTTATGALCYDCVKTTHDISQGVQREAVLHFCRDCDRWLLPPSSWIMAAPESRELLALCLKKLKGLNKVRIVDASFIWTEPHSRRVRLKLTIQDAVSEGVLLQQSFEVIYIVSYQQCPDCAKSYTANVWRASVQVRQKVLHKRTFLFLEQLILKHGAHRDTINIKEAKDGIDFFFSARNQAEKFVDFLHSSVPVRTKKSQELISQDIHTSTKSYKFTFLVELIPICKEDLVVLPIKLAKQIGNISPLVLCHRIGTSVNFLDPATLQTAEVSAPIYWRAPFRAIAESKDLVEFIVMDVEPSGVHKGRWSLGEATVARASDLGVNDRTYFARTHLSGLLHAGDSVMGYMLTGTNFNNDEFQALEDSNSFGSTIPDVVLVKKHYQRRRNRNKNRNWKLKRMNKDEGELLPKKADQERLDAEYEQFLRDVEEDEELRATLALYKNTKKTKKPDADAMSVAETEMTYDDEDDNAPKVSMDELLDDMEELAIEDQ; encoded by the exons ATGGACGTGTCGATGGACCTCGACGCCCCTGTGCCCATCGCACCACCCATGGGCAGCGCTCAGAATGGCGCAAC TATCCTCTGCTGCAACTGCGGCGCCCCGATCGACGGCACAACAGCGACCGGCGCTCTCTGCTACGACTGCGTAAAGACCACCCACGACATCTCCCAAGGCGTCCAGCGTGAGGCCGTCTTACATTTCTGCCGAGACTGTGACAGATGGCTCCTCCCTCCTAGCTCCTGGATCATGGCGGCACCCGAGTCCCGAGAGCTGCTAGCTTTGTGTTTGAAGAAACTCAAGGGCCTCAACAAGGTCCGCATAGTAGATGCCAGTTTCATCTGGACGGAGCCGCACTCAAGGAGGGTGCGCCTCAAGCTCACCATCCAGGATGCCGTCTCCGAGGGCGTCCTTCTCCAGCAGTCGTTCGAGGTCATCTACATAGTCTCGTACCAGCAGTGCCCCGACTGCGCCAAGTCATACACAGCCAACGTCTGGCGCGCAAGTGTCCAGGTGCGCCAGAAGGTCTTGCACAAGCGAaccttcctcttcctcgagCAGCTCATCCTCAAGCACGGTGCCCACCGCGATACCATCAACatcaaggaggccaaggacGGTATcgatttcttcttctcggccCGCAACCAAGCAGAGAAGTTTGTCGACTTTTTGCACTCATCAGTACCCGTGCGCACTAAAAAGTCCCAAGAGCTTATTTCGCAAGATATACATACCAGCACCAAGTCGTACAAGTTTACCTTCCTCGTCGAGCTGATCCCCATCTGCAAGGAGGACCTCGTCGTGCTCCCTATCAAGCTCGCCAAGCAAATCGGCAACATCTCCCCACTAGTCCTGTGCCACCGTATCGGCACGTCAGTCAACTTCCTCGACCCCGCCACGCTCCAGACGGCTGAGGTCTCGGCACCAATTTACTGGCGCGCGCCTTTCCGCGCAATCGCCGAGAGCAAGGACCTCGTCGAGTTCATCGTCATGGACGTGGAGCCCTCGGGCGTTCACAAGGGCCGCTGGTCGCTCGGTGAGGCCACCGTCGCGCGCGCCTCCGATCTTGGCGTCAACGACAGGACCTACTTTGCCCGCACCCACCTGTCGGGCCTGCTGCACGCGGGCGACAGCGTCATGGGCTACATGCTTACGGGCACCAACTTCAACAACGACGAGTTTCAGGCTCTCGAGGACTCCAACTCGTTCGGATCCACGATACCcgacgtcgtcctcgtcaagAAGCACTACCAGCGCCGCAGGAACCGCAACAAGAACAGGAACTGGAAGCTCAAGCGCATGAACAAGGATGAGGGTGAACTTCTGCCTAAGAAGGCGGACCAGGAGCGTCTGGACGCTGAGTACGAGCAGTTCTTGCGCGAcgtcgaggaggatgaggagctGAGGGCCACCCTGGCGCTGTACAAGAACACGAAGAAGACCAAGAAGCCGGATGCGGACGCCATGAGCGTCGCCGAGACGGAAATGACCTAcgatgacgaggatgacAATGCGCCCAAGGTTAGCATGGACGAACTGCTGGATGATATGGAGGAGCTGGCGATTGAGGACCAGTGA
- a CDS encoding phosphomevalonate kinase, whose translation MSPSKNPTTAVSAPGKVLLAGGYLVLDRKYTGVVFGLSARINVVAAEIETSPGVQLSEIIVESPQFLDAQWRYGYHLADEDGGIKATQLQVGDTIVKNPFVETALSYALTLISRLAKHGAKRSLNPARLTILADNDYYSLPADAPTTTNRFARFPTTLSGAHKTGLGSSAALVTSLTAALLTHYLEPQLFDLATDQGKMTLHNLAQAAHCAAQGKVGSGFDVAAAVYGSCRYRRFSPSVLADMPVPGAPGFGAALEKLVLGKIWDVEVDAAGVTLPPGVAVRMCDVDCGSQTVGMVKTVLSWRGANAETAGKLWDDLQARNEALAAVLASGQPEGIRGAVAGVRDLIRKMGTESGVEIEPGSQTELLDALESVEGVYGGVVPGAGGFDALALLVRDDDATTKRLEEWLADWSRNKKVRVRLLGVKGEMEGARMESLKAYHGWVEE comes from the exons ATGTCCCCCTCAAAGAACCCCACCACGGCCGTCTCTGCGCCAGGCAAGGTGCTCCTGGCCGGTGGCTACCTCGTCCTGGATCGCAAGTACACGGGTGTAGTATTTGGCCTTAGCGCACGCATCAACGTCGTCGCCGCTGAGATAGAGACCAGCCCTGGTGTCCAGCTGTCCGAAATAATCGTCGAAAGCCCTCAGTTTCTTGACGCACAATGGCGATACGGCTACCATTTGGCCGACGAGGATGGCGGCATCAAGGCCACGCAGCTACAAGT TGGTGACACAATCGTCAAGAACCCCTTTGTCGAAACAGCCCTATCCTACGCCCTTACCCTGATATCCAGACTCGCAAAGCACGGCGCAAAGCGCAGTCTGAACCCAGCACGCCTTACCATCCTCGCCGACAACGACTATTACTCCTTGCCCGCCGATGCTCCCACCACAACGAACCGATTCGCCCGCTTCCCGACCACGCTCTCCGGCGCACACAAGACGGGTCTTGGCTCGTCTGCCGCGCTTGTTACCTCCCTGACTGCTGCGCTGCTGACGCACTACCTCGAACCGCAGCTGTTCGACCTCGCTACGGATCAGGGCAAGATGACGCTGCACAACCTTGCACAGGCCGCCCATTGCGCCGCGCAGGGCAAGGTCGGCTCCGGCTTCgacgttgccgccgccgtttaCGGCTCGTGCAGGTACCGACGCTTCAGCCCGTCCGTGCTCGCCGACATGCCCGTGCCCGGTGCCCCGGGCTTCGGCGCTGCGCTCGAGAAACTCGTCCTCGGCAAGATCTGGGACGTCgaggtcgacgccgccggcgtGACGCTGCCGCCTGGAGTCGCCGTGCGCATGTGCGACGTCGACTGTGGCAGCCAGACGGTGGGCATGGTCAAGACTGTACTGTCTTGGCGGGGTGCGAACGCCGAGACCGCCGGTAAGCTCTGGGACGACCTTCAGGCGCGCAATGAGGCGCTGGCCGCCGTGTTGGCGTCCGGACAGCCGGAGGGGATTAGAGGCGCGGTCGCTGGCGTCAGGGATCTTATTCGCAAGATGGGGACGGAGAGTGGAGTGGAGATCGAGCCCGGTAGCCAGACGGAGCTCCTTGATGCGCTGGAAAGCGTTGAGGGTGTGTACGGCGGCGTCGTGCCGGGAGCGGGTGGCTTTGACGCTTTGGCACTTCTCGTGAGGGATGATGATGCTACCACCAAGAGGTTGGAGGAGTGGCTGGCCGATTGGAGCAGGAACAAGAAGGTAAGAGTTAGGCTTCTAGGAGTCAAGGGCGAGATGGAGGGGGCGCGGATGGAGAGCTTGAAGGCCTACCATGGCTGGGTAGAAGAATGA
- a CDS encoding pre-rRNA-processing protein ESF2 has protein sequence MAPEKRNHFLDADESDDDQSHGYNSEAEELTKGGRSAKRRKIGSDSDVDDDDDFSDQEDDNSALSPTQQLQDEDGASARDGAKGGDEGDGATSRPKKSKDAGPKLRTDAANPLKKNLVVTDKQIKKSGVVYLSRIPPFMKPSKLRSLLVPYGKINRIFLSPEDPEARKRRLKAGGNKKRCFVDGWVEFMDKKDAKAVAEVLNGQTIGGKKGSYYRDDIWTLLYLKGFKWHNLMEQIAAENLERANRMRAEIARSTKENKEFVRQAERAKVLEGIQSKKKAKGQGEEVENAQNDGGAVKSRSMKFEQVHVASKKETTEPPAQAQKTLRTLF, from the coding sequence ATGGCACCGGAAAAACGAAACCACTTTCTTGATGCGGACGAGAGCGACGATGACCAAAGCCATGGCTACAACTCAGAGGCGGAGGAATTGACCAAAGGCGGGCGGTCAGCCAAGCGGAGGAAGATCGGATCCGACAGCGAcgttgatgatgacgacgactttAGCGATCAAGAAGACGATAACTCGGCCCTTTCGCCCACCCAACAATTACAAGATGAGGACGGCGCATCGGCGCGGGATGGTGCAAAAGGAGGAGACGAAGGAGACGGCGCGACTTCGCGACCAAAGAAGTCCAAGGACGCTGGCCCTAAACTGCGCACGGATGCTGCCAATCCGCTGAAGAAGAACCTTGTCGTCACGGACAAGCAAATCAAGAAGTCTGGCGTTGTATACCTGTCGCGAATCCCACCATTCATGAAGCCGTCGAAACTACGTTCCTTGCTGGTTCCCTACGGCAAGATCAACCGCATTTTCCTCTCTCCAGAGGACCCAGAAGCCCGCAAGCGGCGACTCAAGGCTGGTGGCAACAAAAAACGCTGCTTCGTGGACGGTTGGGTCGAGTTTATGGACAAAAAGGACGCAAAGGCCGTGGCGGAGGTGCTGAATGGACAAACGATTGGTGGAAAGAAGGGGTCCTACTACCGGGATGACATATGGACGCTGTTGTATCTCAAAGGGTTCAAGTGGCACAACTTGATGGAGCAAATCGCGGCAGAGAACCTGGAGCGTGCGAACAGGATGCGGGCAGAGATTGCCAGGTCAACCAAGGAGAACAAGGAGTTTGTCAGGCAAGCCGAGAGAGCTAAAGTGTTGGAGGGTATACAGTCCAAGAAGAAGGCAAAGGGCCAGGGTGAGGAGGTTGAGAACGCACAGAACGATGGTGGGGCTGTCAAGTCAAGGTCGATGAAGTTTGAGCAGGTTCATGTGGCTTCCAAGAAAGAAACGACGGAACCTCCAGCCCAGGCGCAAAAGACGCTACGGACATTGTTCTAG